The genomic stretch GGCCATCAGCGTCAGCGAGCTGCTGAACGCGGACCCGCAGGCCGTGGGGGAGATGGGGCAGACAATCCGCGAGCGCCTGGATGAAATCACGACCCGGCTGAAGATGCTGGTGCCGGTGTACGTGATGATCACCAAGTGCGACCTGCTGCCCGGCTTCGTGGAGATGTTCTCCGACCTGTCGCGCGTGGAGCGCGGGCAGATCTGGGGCTTCACTGTGCCGCTGGAGCAGCAGCGCGAGGCGAGCACGGACCTGTTCCGCGAGCGCTTCGACCAGATGCTCTCCGTGCTGGAGCAGCGCTCGCTGCGCCGGCTGGGCCAGGAGCGCCGGCTGGAGACGCGCGAGAAGATCTACGGCTTCCCGCAGAAGTTCGACGCGCTCCGGAAGAACCTGGCGGAGTTCCTCCAGCCGCTCTTCCTGGAGAACGTGTTCCAGGACACGCCCGTCTTCCGCGGCCTGTACTTCAACAGTGGCACGCAGGAGCTGCGCCCGGTGGACAAGGTGTCCCCGTCCGCGGCGGAGATCTTCGGCAGCACCAACGGCCGGGCGCAGACGGATGGCGCCACGGACGGCCGCAGCTACTTCCTCTGGGACGTCTTCACCAAGGTGATGTTCCAGGACCAGCAGGTGGCGGTGCGCAGCTCGCTGGAGGAAGCGCGGGTGCGCCGCCAGCGGATGATTCTGGCCAGCGCGGCCTCCGCCGCCACGGTGCTGCTGCTGTCGCTGCCCACGGTGTCCTTCTTCAAGAACCGCAACATGGCGGAGGCCGTCACCGAGGCCATCACCAGTGTGAATCTGGACCCACGTGACGACATCCGGCGCGTCGAGGACCTGATTCCGCTGCGAAACCGGCTCCAGGAGCTGACGGAGTACGAGGAAAGCAGCGCGCCCGTGTTCATGCGCTTTGGCCTCTACCAGGGCCAGAAGCTGCTGCCGCAGGCGCGCCAGTTCTACAACGCGGCGCTGCGCCGGGTGCTGCTCGGCAAGCAGTTCGAGCTCATCCAGCAGCGCCTGGACAGCTTCGGGAAGAACCCGGACCTGCTGACGGTGCGCAGCGACGAGGACTACAGCAAGCACTTCGACGCGTACCGCCAGTACTTCGACGACTTGAAGATGTACCTGCTGGTGACGACGCCCCGCGACCCGCGCGAGCCGGAGCTGGACGAGCTGCAGCGCAAGTGGCTCCAGGACGAAATCGTCAAGCACTGGAAGCGCGTGCGGGGCGACGCGGTGGACGAGCGGGCCGTGGCGAACCACGCGGAGACGTTCCTGCTGATGCTCGCCAATGAGCAGATGCTCCCCGAGGAGCAGAAGCCGGCGCGCGAGCAGCGCATCGCCTTCGGCCGCGTCACCGGCGTAGTGCAGTCGGCGCGCCGCTCGCTCAACAACGTGCCCCTGGTGCGACTGGAGCTGGCGCAGCTGGTGGCCAACATGAGCGGCGCGTACCCGGACGTGACGCTGGAGCAGCTCGTGGGCTCGGTGCCGCAGATGAACGCCACCTCGCGCGTGCGAGGCGCCTTCACGCGCAAGGCCTACGACGACGTCATCCGCGAGCGGCTGGACCTGGCCTTCCAGGACCAGCAGTCGTGGGTGCTGGACCGCGATGAGAAGGTGGACACGGTGAGCTCGCGGCGCGAGCTGCGCACCCGCTACTTCGAGGCCTACACCCAGGAGTGGAAGGACTTCCTCGGCTCCATCCGCGTGCAGGCGCCGGAGAACCTGACGCAGATGGAGAGCCTGCTGACGAACCTGACGCGCGGCAAGCCCAAGCCCTATGGGCGGCTGTTCCGCGCGCTCACGTACAACGTGGTGCTCGACAAGCGCGACACCAAGGCGGCGGAGGCCGACACGGGCTTCCTGGCCAAGGCGGGGAAGCTGTTCGGCTCGGAGTCTGGGAAGGACGTGCCGAAGAAGCGCGAGCTGCTGAACGCCAACTCACCTTCCGGCGCCCAGGAAGTCACGGCCCGCGACCTGGAGCGCGAGTTCGCCTCGCTCATCCGCTTCGCCACGGAGGCCTCCAAGACGGAGGACGGCGAGGAGTCCCTGACGGCGCTGGATTCGTACGAGGACCAGCTGGCCACCGTCCAGACGACGCTGCTGGCGGTGAAGGACAAGCCGGCCGAGTCCGGCCTGCTGCTGGACAAGATTGAGTCCACCCGCAACAACGTGGAGATGATGGTCCGCAAGCAGACGGACAACGTCGCAATCTTCGAGCGGCTGCTGCTGCCGCCCTTCCAGGAGATGCGCTCGGTGGTGTTCGTAGGCGTGGCCTGCAACAAGAGCAAGCTGTGGCAGGACCAGGTGGTGATGGCCTGGGGCAGCGCCTTCAAGGGGAAGTACCCGTTCGACCGCGCGTCGCAGGCGGACGCGCCGCTGCCCGAGGTCGCGGAGTTCCTGCGTCCCGAAGGCGGACTGGTGCGCAAGTT from Myxococcus xanthus encodes the following:
- the tssM gene encoding type VI secretion system membrane subunit TssM, which encodes MAYLLPLLGIGAPMFALMTYLGFSMQQAAIIAALAGMLAAGVVWLVKRIRARAAAKKLEGALAAQADEQATTVRPDLQPEIKAMQSEFTKAVEALKASKLARGGKDALAVLPWYLIVGPPGAGKSTALRNSGLKFPYLSARGGVRGVGGTRNCDWWLTNEAVLLDTAGRYTSTEEDRPEWLAFLDTVAKHRPSRPINGLIVAISVSELLNADPQAVGEMGQTIRERLDEITTRLKMLVPVYVMITKCDLLPGFVEMFSDLSRVERGQIWGFTVPLEQQREASTDLFRERFDQMLSVLEQRSLRRLGQERRLETREKIYGFPQKFDALRKNLAEFLQPLFLENVFQDTPVFRGLYFNSGTQELRPVDKVSPSAAEIFGSTNGRAQTDGATDGRSYFLWDVFTKVMFQDQQVAVRSSLEEARVRRQRMILASAASAATVLLLSLPTVSFFKNRNMAEAVTEAITSVNLDPRDDIRRVEDLIPLRNRLQELTEYEESSAPVFMRFGLYQGQKLLPQARQFYNAALRRVLLGKQFELIQQRLDSFGKNPDLLTVRSDEDYSKHFDAYRQYFDDLKMYLLVTTPRDPREPELDELQRKWLQDEIVKHWKRVRGDAVDERAVANHAETFLLMLANEQMLPEEQKPAREQRIAFGRVTGVVQSARRSLNNVPLVRLELAQLVANMSGAYPDVTLEQLVGSVPQMNATSRVRGAFTRKAYDDVIRERLDLAFQDQQSWVLDRDEKVDTVSSRRELRTRYFEAYTQEWKDFLGSIRVQAPENLTQMESLLTNLTRGKPKPYGRLFRALTYNVVLDKRDTKAAEADTGFLAKAGKLFGSESGKDVPKKRELLNANSPSGAQEVTARDLEREFASLIRFATEASKTEDGEESLTALDSYEDQLATVQTTLLAVKDKPAESGLLLDKIESTRNNVEMMVRKQTDNVAIFERLLLPPFQEMRSVVFVGVACNKSKLWQDQVVMAWGSAFKGKYPFDRASQADAPLPEVAEFLRPEGGLVRKFVKEQLLEDVVATGRRWEFTSSGGVMYRPDLLGFLEKTGALSTTLFPGGDTVDPLVRFQVRLRPGVSADGMASQISSITLTLDGTDETYRNGPDTVWKPMIWPGQAGKLGARITVQSADGSTETTLEAEGDWGLFRLLERVKRIEPSADGRYFTATWEIEEMNGALVSIDFRPERTANPFFGMSGNTSKLLAIFRDPGLQPPTSIARKGECAPQAIAADGVH